In Phycisphaerae bacterium, a genomic segment contains:
- a CDS encoding FHA domain-containing protein, producing the protein MGDGDKIRIDWDDINRPEIAEKVERDRRFRQAAAHYEQATQAGTGAGSGTEHRVYGTVAGVSPTAASRGGMTRLMYHPAFSAGLAALVAAFLAWAVTEPIPYFQQRLDIEAELSQYLESKGYTLLSLMQESAATQEWVLEEFKTKTRINIYVETMIWFGLIGAAVGAALSSVEYVVGRAYSAAKSAGLIGLGVGFIGGALAGGVAQFLYSSLTSLNDEGSQTIQILARSAGWGLAGMVLGAGQGIAMRSGKKVRNGLIGGLLGGLIGGALFDPIANSLQSGWASRMLALCVIGAATGVLIGIVESVLKDAWLLVTGGPLTGKQFVIYKNPTVFGSAPKADIYLFKDASVEPRHAALHTQTRGYEIEDLGTPAGTMVNGQRIGRHRLKSGDSIQIGQYAFSYTEKSRAKPGTAGGH; encoded by the coding sequence ATGGGCGATGGTGACAAGATCAGAATCGACTGGGACGACATCAATCGCCCGGAGATCGCCGAGAAAGTCGAGCGAGATCGCCGCTTCCGGCAGGCAGCAGCCCATTATGAGCAAGCGACGCAGGCCGGAACTGGGGCCGGCAGCGGCACTGAGCACAGGGTTTACGGGACGGTCGCTGGAGTGTCTCCCACAGCTGCCTCAAGAGGTGGCATGACGCGGCTGATGTATCACCCCGCCTTCAGCGCGGGGCTTGCGGCCTTGGTGGCGGCATTCCTCGCGTGGGCAGTCACCGAGCCTATTCCCTATTTCCAACAACGACTCGACATCGAAGCGGAACTGAGCCAGTACCTTGAGTCGAAGGGCTACACTCTCCTTTCGTTGATGCAGGAATCCGCTGCAACCCAGGAGTGGGTGCTGGAGGAGTTCAAGACAAAGACACGGATCAACATCTACGTCGAGACCATGATCTGGTTCGGTCTCATCGGCGCGGCAGTCGGCGCAGCCCTGTCTTCGGTCGAGTACGTCGTCGGTCGAGCCTACAGCGCCGCAAAATCTGCGGGCTTGATCGGCCTCGGTGTCGGCTTCATCGGCGGCGCTCTTGCCGGTGGGGTCGCGCAGTTCCTTTATTCGTCGCTTACATCGTTGAACGACGAGGGCAGTCAGACTATTCAGATTCTGGCACGCAGTGCAGGCTGGGGGCTTGCCGGCATGGTGCTTGGCGCAGGCCAGGGTATTGCCATGCGTTCGGGCAAGAAGGTTCGAAACGGCCTGATCGGTGGCCTTCTTGGAGGGCTGATTGGTGGGGCGCTCTTCGACCCAATTGCCAATTCGCTGCAATCCGGCTGGGCAAGTCGGATGCTCGCGCTATGCGTCATTGGCGCGGCGACGGGCGTGCTGATCGGAATCGTGGAAAGTGTGCTCAAGGATGCGTGGCTACTCGTGACAGGTGGCCCGCTGACCGGCAAGCAGTTTGTGATCTATAAAAACCCGACGGTATTCGGAAGCGCTCCCAAGGCGGACATCTACCTCTTCAAGGACGCGTCCGTGGAACCTCGTCATGCGGCATTGCACACGCAGACGCGAGGGTACGAAATTGAAGATCTCGGAACTCCCGCTGGTACGATGGTCAACGGGCAACGGATTGGTCGGCACCGCCTGAAGAGCGGTGATTCGATCCAGATTGGACAATACGCCTTCTCCTACACAGAAAAGTCGCGGGCAAAGCCGGGGACTGCTGGCGGCCATTGA